In one Lolium rigidum isolate FL_2022 chromosome 3, APGP_CSIRO_Lrig_0.1, whole genome shotgun sequence genomic region, the following are encoded:
- the LOC124695990 gene encoding transcription initiation factor TFIID subunit 13-like, which yields MQNPSGNNTAPAAAAAGKSKSSAQAAAAASAHGHQPSPATPAVAKSKSSSQAAAGAHSSPATPAASKSKSSAHAAASGQASSSSHHHHIPGGAEAAASSLKRKRGVFQKDLQHMMYGFGDDPNPLPETVALVEDIVVEYVTDLVHKAQNVASKRGKLLTEDFLYLIRKDMRKLHRATELLSMNEELKQARKAFDVNEETLVVTNE from the exons ATGCAGAACCCTAGCGGCAACAACACCGCCCCGGCCGCTGCAGCGGCGGGCAAGTCCAAGTCCTCGGCGCAGGCCGCGGCAGCGGCTTCGGCCCACGGCCATCAGCCATCCCCGGCCACGCCTGCGGTTGCCAAATCCAAGTCCTCGTCGCAGGCCGCCGCGGGGGCTCACTCCTCCCCGGCCACGCCGGCGGCGAGCAAGTCCAAGTCCTCGGCACATGCAGCGGCGTCAGGccaggcctcctcctcctctcaccACCACCACATCCCCGGCGGCGCTGAGGCAGCCGCATCGAGCCTTAAGCGCAAGCGCGGCGTCTTCCAGAAAGACC TGCAGCACATGATGTATGGGTTTGGGGATGATCCAAAT CCACTTCCAGAAACAGTTGCGCTTGTGGAGGACATTGTTGTTGAATATGTTACTGACCTG GTCCACAAGGCTCAGAATGTCGCTTCAAAGCGGGGGAAGCTCTTGACAGAGGATTTTCTTTACCTTATCCGTAAG GATATGCGTAAGCTGCACCGTGCTACTGAGCTACTCTCCATGAATGAAGAGCTCAAGCAAGCAAGGAAAGCTTTTGATGTGAATGAAGAAACGCTAGTGGTTACTAATGAGTAA